The proteins below come from a single Malus sylvestris chromosome 3, drMalSylv7.2, whole genome shotgun sequence genomic window:
- the LOC126616494 gene encoding EPIDERMAL PATTERNING FACTOR-like protein 6: MELKALHRLIRFTAISFFSIYALFTTISSTTTTCPDNKCTFTAKLDSYFQEFGKHGDKMREQRMMPLSLARRYLSGPGSSPPRCTSKCGRCTPCKPVHVSVPPGTPVMAEYYPEAWRCKCGNKLYMP; this comes from the exons ATGGAGTTGAAGGCACTTCACAGACTAATAAGGTTCACCGCCATCAGCTTTTTCTCAATTTATGCACTTTTCACCACCATCAGCTCCACCACCACTACATGCCCAG ATAATAAGTGTACCTTCACGGCTAAACTCGATTCATATTTTCAG GAATTTGGGAAGCACGGTGACAAAATGAGGGAGCAGAGGATGATGCCTTTGAGCTTGGCTAGGAGGTACTTGAGTGGACCTGGATCGTCGCCGCCTCGGTGCACATCCAAGTGCGGCAGGTGCACGCCGTGCAAGCCAGTTCACGTGTCTGTGCCGCCTGGGACGCCGGTGATGGCGGAGTACTACCCGGAGGCTTGGAGGTGCAAATGTGGCAACAAATTGTACATGccataa
- the LOC126616492 gene encoding uncharacterized protein LOC126616492, with translation MATDAGSNWSLLEDVALCTSWVEVTHNSLTGNEMQLREMWSLIHTKFVEQMSGKRTKESISSRWKILSHSFTTWRDALTQASNNVRSGANYADEQLQAQAWYGAKIKSKNKSFTRWECWNIVKDCPKFKVVPVGPEVCMNSIPLHSTPPHSTPDHGPHVDEEDGEEVPETPIPEQASGSTRYPIRPLGKKASKRKGSASKNDYGKYMQELARQGELTLARELAKYEADKARDEAKAAAIEQAFQAE, from the exons atggcTACTGATGCAGGTTCgaattggtcgcttcttgaagatgttgcgttgtgcactagctgggttgaagttactcataattcccttacgggtaatgagatgcaattgcgagaaatgtggagtttaattcataccaaatttgttgagcaaatgagtgggaaaagaaccaaagaatcgatatccagtcgttggaaaatacttagTCATTCCTTTACTACGTGGAGAGATGCCTTGACacaagctagtaataatgttcgaagtggggcaaattatgcggatgag caacttcaagcacaagcatggtatggtgccaaaatcaaatcaaaaaacaaatcattcacccggtgggaatgttggaatattgttaaagattgtcctaaattcaaagttgtgcctgttggtccagaagtatgcATGAATAGCATCCCTCTACACAGCACCCCTCCacactctacacccgatcatggcccccatgttgatgaagaagatggagaagaagtgcctgaaacgcccattcctgaacaagcgtcggggtcgacccgttatccaattaggcctctaggtaagaaggcttcaaagaggaaagggagtgcttccaagaatgattatggaaagtacatgcaagaacttgctcgtcaaggtgaattgacgttggcgcgggaattggcgaaatatgaagctgacaaggctagagatgaggcaaaagctgcagctattgaacaagcatttcaagctgaataa